In Paenibacillus stellifer, the DNA window CTTCTCCAGAAGGGCATTTCCTAATGCTCCAGCAAGATGGTGGCGTCTTTCACTCCAATCCAGACATTTGTGTGAAAAAGAGCGGCGTTTCCTTCTAACCTTTTCAAGGTTAATTTGAAAGCTTGCAAAGAACTTCTCCCCATTTTCAGTAACCGTAAACCCTTCCTTTTCTTCACGCAGAATACCCGCTCTAAGCATGGCATTTGTTAACTGCACCCCTAAGCTCCCGGCGAGATGATCATAACAAGTTCTTGCGTAACGCAGCGCTTTATCCTCTGAAGATTGTTTTAATGACTTGATTTCAATTGGTGGGGCGATTGATAATAATGATTCCATAACCTGGGCAACCTCTTGATTTTGAATCCCATAGTATCGATGCCTCCCTTGTTTCTCAACAGCAACTACGTTAGCATTGACCAATTTGGCTAAATGGAAGCTTGCCGTTTGAGGCTGGATTCTTACCATATATGCTAGCTCACTTGCTGCATGAAACCTCCCGTCTAGTAAAACAGTTAATATTGCTGCGCGAGAAGTTTCGCTCACGAGAGAAGCAATCATTGCTATATTCGAGTTTGCTTTCATTTTGACCCCCATTTTGTAATCCATACTTCGACGATAATTGAACTATTTAAATTATACAATTAGGGAGGATGAATAAATAGGAGGAGAAATACAATG includes these proteins:
- a CDS encoding ArsR/SmtB family transcription factor, with product MKANSNIAMIASLVSETSRAAILTVLLDGRFHAASELAYMVRIQPQTASFHLAKLVNANVVAVEKQGRHRYYGIQNQEVAQVMESLLSIAPPIEIKSLKQSSEDKALRYARTCYDHLAGSLGVQLTNAMLRAGILREEKEGFTVTENGEKFFASFQINLEKVRRKRRSFSHKCLDWSERRHHLAGALGNALLEKLLELNWVQRLPKTRAIKITSEGEIGLKEVFSLDIEGKSR